The genomic stretch GATGGCATTCAGCTCGGGAGGGAACGGCACTGCCGCGCATATCGGCATGGCCTATTTGTGCCACGTCGCTGGAATTTCTATGGTGCATGTACCTTATCGAGGAACGGCACCATCGATCACGGATCTTATCGCAGGTCAGGTGCAGGCGACGATGGCCGGATGGCCGGGAATCAGACCCTTTGTTCAATCAGGCCAGGTTCGTGCAATCGGCATTTCGAGCAAAGTCAGGGTCCCGTACGCGCCGGAAATCCCTACTATTGCCGAGTCTGGATTGCCGGATTTTGAAGCGGTCCAATGGTACGGCATCGTTGCGCCGTCAAAAACGCCGAAACCAATAGTTAATAGATTGAACGCTGAAATTGGCACCCTGCTGGAATCACCCGACCTTCAAAAATATATGACGAACGACGGTGCTCTGCCGGAAAAGTCCACCCCGGAAGAGTTTCAGAAATACATCGCTTCGGAGATCGAACGTTGGCGCGGTGTCATCACAGAAGCGGGAATCGAACCGAGCTAAGCGGCCGTTTCTGGAGCGACAGTAAAATTAATAAGACGACGAAGCGCCTCTTTGGCTCGCGCCCTTCTAATCTCACGTCATGTGGTCTTCAGAGAGGCGCGGGCCAGCGCGGCAGCTTCAGACTGCAATAGCTTGATCAACATGGATCGTCTTGGTCCCGCAATCCGGGATTCGAGGGTGATGATGCTCATCGACATCATGGCTCCTGGATCGTCCAGCAATGCCAATGAGACCGCCAGTGTTCGAGATTCCGCAACAACCGCTCCTTGCGAATATGCATAACCACGCCTCCGCGCGTCGGAGATCAATTTTCGTACATCGCTTTCGGTGATCTGATGACGCTGGTACTGAGCGGCATTGTTTCGAATAACCTGATCGGCCTGCTCGATAGGCAGTGCTGCAAGGAGGGCTACGCTTGTGCCCCCAATGCCAAGGGGACGAACCGTTCCAACACGCATGACGAACGAACGAAAGGGAAATACGCCTTCCTGGAAGCCCGTACATACGCCATCGTTGCCAGCTCGACGCATCAGGAACACACACTCTTCGCTAGCGTCGGAGATGCGTTTCATAGCTGCGGCGACAGCCGGCGAGACGAACTGGCGAGATGCGGCGAGGCCCAATGACCAAGCCTCAAATCCGAGGCGATAACCCAAATCTGGAGATTGCTCGATGTAGCTCAGGTCGACCAAGGTGCGGAGAAGACGGTGAGCAGTCACGCGATGAATGCCGAAGCGATGACAAATGTCGGGCACGCGCGCGCCTTCGTCTCCCCGCTCCGCGAGAAATTTCAAAAGAGAGAATACGCGGCCGAGATAAGACGCTTTCTCGTCGCTAGCCCCAATGCGGTTAACTTGCTTCTTTGCCACCTAGATCATCCCGATTCTTCAAACGATTTGCTTTAGCCCGCTATCTCGTAATCTGTCTCGCATCTTTCGACGGATTATTATCCCAATAGCGCCGTTGCGTAATCTGCTTCTATCTGTATCAATCTGTAGCGAGATACGCTATAATGCCGGCTGCAAGTCACCAGGAGCAGGTTATGCCAAAGGACAACGACGAAAGCGCCGTCAAACAAACTCCAAAACCGCTGCGCCCATATTCCGAAGTCCTTGGGAACACGCGCGTTATGGGCTCGCTTTTAGCGTCGACTGATCAGCCGGTCTGGCTATCCGCGATCCCGAAAGATGCCCCCCACTATAAATACGTGGTGTGGCTCGGCTGCCA from Pirellulales bacterium encodes the following:
- a CDS encoding tripartite tricarboxylate transporter substrate binding protein; translation: MLNRREFAIAAMAASASQIFPASAEEVWPSRLIRLVVPFPPAGANDVIGRVMADKLSKALGQTVIVENKPGAGGTIGATAVANAEPDGYTIMIGYIGNLAYARTIYKKLPYDPSTSFSAVSLVAKVPNVLVVNQSLPIYNVKDLIAYTKQNPGKMAFSSGGNGTAAHIGMAYLCHVAGISMVHVPYRGTAPSITDLIAGQVQATMAGWPGIRPFVQSGQVRAIGISSKVRVPYAPEIPTIAESGLPDFEAVQWYGIVAPSKTPKPIVNRLNAEIGTLLESPDLQKYMTNDGALPEKSTPEEFQKYIASEIERWRGVITEAGIEPS
- a CDS encoding IclR family transcriptional regulator, coding for MAKKQVNRIGASDEKASYLGRVFSLLKFLAERGDEGARVPDICHRFGIHRVTAHRLLRTLVDLSYIEQSPDLGYRLGFEAWSLGLAASRQFVSPAVAAAMKRISDASEECVFLMRRAGNDGVCTGFQEGVFPFRSFVMRVGTVRPLGIGGTSVALLAALPIEQADQVIRNNAAQYQRHQITESDVRKLISDARRRGYAYSQGAVVAESRTLAVSLALLDDPGAMMSMSIITLESRIAGPRRSMLIKLLQSEAAALARASLKTT